In Streptomyces sp. NBC_01408, one DNA window encodes the following:
- a CDS encoding ABC transporter permease has product MYNPTVARLTYRALLGRRRALILFLLPALLILISIAVRLLTGVDDKVAADLLGGFALATMVPLIGVIAGTGAIGPEIDDGSIVYLLAKPVKRPTIIMTKLIVAIAVTMAFSAIPTLIAGFILNGNGQQIAVAYTVAALVASIAYSALFLLLGTVSRHAVVFGLVYALIWESLFGSLVSGAKTLSVQQWALSLAERVAGEGYVDATVGLPTAAVLLAVVTAGATVYAGQRLRRLTLAGEE; this is encoded by the coding sequence ATGTACAACCCCACCGTTGCCCGGCTCACCTACCGGGCCCTGCTCGGCCGCCGCCGGGCGCTGATCCTCTTCCTGCTGCCCGCACTGCTGATCCTCATCTCGATCGCCGTCCGCCTGCTCACGGGTGTGGACGACAAGGTCGCAGCCGACCTGCTCGGCGGCTTCGCCCTCGCCACCATGGTCCCGTTGATCGGTGTCATCGCCGGTACCGGAGCCATCGGCCCGGAGATCGACGACGGCTCGATCGTCTACCTGCTCGCCAAGCCGGTGAAGCGACCGACGATCATCATGACCAAGCTGATCGTCGCGATCGCCGTCACCATGGCCTTCTCCGCGATCCCCACCCTGATCGCCGGCTTCATCCTCAACGGCAACGGCCAGCAGATCGCCGTCGCCTACACCGTCGCCGCCCTCGTCGCCTCGATCGCCTACAGCGCGCTGTTCCTGCTGCTGGGCACCGTCAGCCGGCACGCGGTCGTCTTCGGCCTGGTTTACGCCCTGATCTGGGAGTCGCTCTTCGGCAGCCTGGTCTCCGGCGCCAAGACCCTCAGCGTCCAGCAGTGGGCGCTGTCCCTTGCCGAGAGGGTTGCGGGCGAGGGATACGTGGACGCCACCGTGGGCCTGCCCACCGCCGCGGTCCTGCTCGCCGTGGTCACCGCGGGCGCCACCGTCTACGCGGGCCAGCGGCTGCGCCGCCTCACCCTGGCGGGCGAGGAGTAG
- the pheA gene encoding prephenate dehydratase encodes MSATRFTYLGPEGTFTEAALRTLPEAATRELVPMVSVPAALDAVRNGEAAAALVPIENSVEGGVTATLDELASGEPLMIYREVLLPIAFALLVRPGTALSDVKTVTGHPVAQPQVRNWLRANLPDAVWESAASNADGARLVQEGRFDAAFAGEFAAATYGLVPLVTEIHDAENAETRFVLVGRPARPSAPTGADKTSVVLWLGDDHPGALLELLQEFAVRGVNLMLIQSRPTGEGIGNYCFAVDAEGHVSDRRVSEALMGLKRTCPQIRFLGSYPRAGGAQGDVSAARPGTSDSDFTAASDWLTRCLDGRA; translated from the coding sequence ATGTCGGCCACCCGCTTCACCTATCTCGGCCCCGAGGGCACCTTCACCGAAGCCGCCCTCCGCACGCTGCCGGAAGCCGCGACCCGGGAGCTCGTCCCGATGGTGTCGGTCCCGGCAGCGCTGGACGCCGTACGCAACGGCGAGGCCGCTGCCGCCCTGGTCCCGATCGAGAACTCGGTGGAAGGCGGTGTCACCGCCACGCTCGACGAGCTGGCCTCCGGCGAACCGCTGATGATCTACCGCGAGGTGCTGCTGCCCATCGCCTTCGCGCTGCTGGTACGGCCCGGGACCGCCCTGTCGGACGTGAAGACCGTCACCGGGCACCCGGTAGCCCAGCCCCAGGTGCGCAACTGGCTGCGGGCGAACCTGCCCGACGCGGTGTGGGAGTCGGCCGCCTCGAACGCCGACGGCGCCCGGCTGGTCCAGGAGGGCCGCTTCGACGCCGCCTTCGCCGGCGAGTTCGCCGCCGCCACCTATGGGCTGGTCCCGCTGGTCACCGAGATCCACGACGCGGAGAACGCGGAGACCCGGTTCGTCCTGGTCGGACGGCCCGCCCGGCCCTCCGCCCCGACCGGCGCCGACAAGACCTCCGTCGTGCTCTGGCTCGGTGACGACCACCCGGGTGCGCTGCTGGAGCTCCTGCAGGAGTTCGCCGTGCGCGGGGTGAACCTGATGCTGATCCAGTCCCGGCCCACCGGTGAGGGGATCGGCAACTACTGCTTCGCCGTCGACGCCGAGGGCCATGTCTCCGACCGCCGGGTCAGCGAGGCCCTCATGGGCCTGAAGCGGACGTGCCCGCAGATCCGCTTCCTCGGCTCCTACCCGCGGGCCGGTGGCGCTCAGGGTGACGTGAGCGCTGCCCGGCCGGGGACCTCGGACAGCGATTTCACGGCAGCCTCGGACTGGCTGACGCGCTGCCTCGACGGCCGGGCGTAG
- a CDS encoding HAD family hydrolase: MSPAPFPYKLVATDLDGTLLRSDDTVSERTREALVAATAAGAAHIIVTGRAVPWTRHVLDDLGYKGIAVCGQGAQVYDAGAHRLLTSVTLDRQLAGLALSKIEAEIGPLALAASRDGVDGEVLIGPGYRMQEGLPAVHLDDHAAVWTAPLNKLYIQHPGLDDDALVKVARQTVGSLVDIVMAGPGIVEILPLGLTKATGLSLAARRLGVKAAETIAFGDMPNDIPMFGWAAHGVAMANAHAELKAVADEVTTSNEEDGIAVVLERLLGAS, encoded by the coding sequence GTGAGCCCGGCCCCGTTCCCGTACAAACTCGTCGCGACCGATCTCGACGGCACGCTGCTGCGTAGCGACGACACCGTCTCGGAACGCACCCGTGAAGCGCTCGTCGCGGCCACCGCGGCGGGCGCGGCACACATCATCGTCACCGGCCGGGCCGTGCCCTGGACCCGCCACGTACTGGACGATCTCGGCTACAAGGGGATCGCCGTGTGCGGGCAGGGCGCGCAGGTCTACGACGCGGGCGCGCACCGGCTGCTGACCTCGGTCACCCTGGACCGGCAGCTGGCCGGTCTGGCTCTGTCGAAGATAGAGGCCGAGATCGGTCCGCTGGCGCTCGCCGCCAGCCGGGACGGGGTGGACGGCGAGGTGCTGATAGGGCCCGGCTACCGGATGCAGGAGGGCCTGCCCGCCGTGCATCTGGACGACCACGCTGCGGTGTGGACGGCCCCGCTGAACAAGCTGTACATCCAGCACCCGGGGCTGGACGACGACGCGCTGGTCAAGGTGGCCCGGCAGACCGTGGGCAGCCTGGTCGACATCGTGATGGCGGGTCCCGGCATCGTGGAGATCCTGCCGCTGGGGCTGACCAAGGCCACCGGCCTGTCGCTCGCCGCGCGCAGGCTGGGGGTGAAGGCGGCGGAGACGATCGCCTTCGGCGACATGCCCAACGACATCCCGATGTTCGGCTGGGCGGCGCACGGCGTGGCGATGGCCAATGCCCATGCCGAGCTCAAGGCGGTGGCCGACGAGGTGACGACCTCCAACGAGGAGGACGGCATCGCGGTGGTGCTGGAGCGTCTGCTGGGCGCCTCGTAG
- a CDS encoding ABC transporter ATP-binding protein, translating into MTTIDIDHTSRWFGNVVAVNDVTMRIGPGVTGLLGPNGAGKSTLINMMGGFLAPSTGTVTLDGAPIWRNEQIYKQVGVVPEREAMYDFLTGREFVVANAELHGLDDAAAQRALATVEMEYAQDRKISTYSKGMRQRVKMASALVHDPSVLLLDEPFNGMDPRQRMQLMDLLRRMGDAGRTVLFSSHILEEVEQLASHIEVVVAGRHAASGDFRKIRRLMTDRPHRYLVRSSDDRALAAALIADPSTAGIEVDLKEGALRIQAVDFGRFTELLPRVARAHGIRLLTVSPSDESLESVFSYLVAA; encoded by the coding sequence GTGACCACCATCGACATCGACCACACCTCCCGCTGGTTCGGGAACGTCGTCGCCGTCAACGACGTGACCATGCGCATCGGTCCCGGCGTCACCGGACTGCTGGGTCCCAACGGCGCGGGCAAGTCCACTCTCATCAACATGATGGGCGGCTTCCTCGCCCCCTCCACCGGCACCGTCACCCTCGACGGCGCACCGATCTGGCGCAACGAGCAGATCTACAAGCAGGTCGGCGTCGTGCCCGAGCGCGAGGCCATGTACGACTTCCTCACCGGCCGGGAGTTCGTCGTCGCCAACGCGGAACTCCACGGCCTCGACGACGCGGCCGCCCAGCGGGCCCTCGCCACCGTCGAGATGGAGTACGCCCAGGACCGCAAGATCTCCACCTACTCCAAGGGCATGCGCCAGCGCGTGAAGATGGCGTCCGCGCTCGTCCACGACCCGTCCGTGCTCCTCCTGGACGAGCCGTTCAACGGTATGGACCCGCGCCAGCGCATGCAGCTGATGGACCTGCTGCGGCGGATGGGCGACGCGGGACGCACCGTCCTGTTCTCCTCCCACATCCTGGAGGAGGTCGAGCAGCTCGCCTCGCACATCGAGGTGGTGGTCGCCGGCCGGCACGCCGCCTCCGGCGACTTCCGGAAGATCCGCCGCCTGATGACGGACCGTCCGCACCGCTACCTCGTCCGCTCCTCCGACGACCGGGCCCTCGCCGCGGCCCTCATCGCCGACCCGTCCACGGCCGGCATCGAGGTCGACCTGAAGGAAGGCGCCCTGCGCATCCAGGCCGTCGACTTCGGACGTTTCACCGAGCTGCTCCCGCGGGTCGCCCGCGCGCACGGCATCCGGCTGCTGACGGTCTCGCCTTCCGACGAGTCCCTCGAGTCGGTCTTCTCCTACCTCGTCGCGGCCTGA
- a CDS encoding sensor histidine kinase, whose protein sequence is MTVKPSVLYAPALAVAGLLSLIGSAVRVPSTWTLAGMAVLLPLLALVARWSPVRSGSLAGALGMAAVALWPVPLVWADGSWLEVGGAAAFWSLPAFGAVAAGGYLRRQAGRVRQAVREARRDQQLELARDLHDFVAHDVSAIVVQAQAARFVAAQDPGQAVRALERIEAAGLSALEAMDRTVHALQEAAGTATAPVPGLAQLPELVERFEGGVLEADPEAVRELSREAGSTAYRVAVEALTNVRRHAPGAAVVRVAVRRAAAGIEVSVANSAASGAVGLLPRRRRSGTGLAGLRGRVEAAGGTLRAGTGADGGWRVSAVFPPREHPLG, encoded by the coding sequence GTGACCGTGAAACCGAGCGTGCTGTACGCCCCCGCCCTGGCCGTTGCGGGCCTGCTGTCCCTGATCGGTTCGGCCGTGCGCGTGCCCAGTACGTGGACGCTGGCGGGGATGGCGGTACTGCTGCCACTGCTGGCCCTGGTGGCCCGCTGGTCCCCGGTACGGTCCGGAAGCCTCGCGGGCGCTCTCGGCATGGCAGCGGTGGCGCTCTGGCCGGTCCCGCTGGTGTGGGCGGACGGATCGTGGCTGGAGGTCGGCGGGGCGGCGGCCTTCTGGTCGCTGCCGGCCTTCGGCGCCGTGGCCGCCGGTGGCTACCTGCGCCGCCAGGCGGGCCGGGTACGACAGGCCGTACGGGAGGCGCGACGCGACCAGCAGCTGGAACTGGCCCGGGATCTGCACGACTTCGTGGCGCACGACGTGAGCGCGATCGTGGTGCAGGCCCAGGCAGCGCGGTTCGTGGCCGCGCAGGACCCCGGGCAGGCGGTCCGCGCACTGGAGCGGATCGAGGCCGCGGGGCTGAGCGCGCTGGAGGCGATGGACCGCACCGTTCACGCGCTCCAGGAGGCGGCGGGCACGGCGACCGCTCCGGTGCCTGGGCTGGCGCAACTGCCGGAGCTGGTGGAACGGTTCGAGGGCGGGGTGCTGGAGGCCGACCCCGAGGCCGTACGGGAGCTGTCGCGGGAGGCGGGCAGCACCGCGTACCGCGTGGCCGTCGAAGCCCTGACGAATGTCCGCCGGCACGCACCCGGGGCGGCCGTGGTGCGGGTCGCCGTACGTAGGGCCGCGGCGGGCATAGAGGTCAGCGTGGCCAACTCCGCGGCCAGTGGTGCGGTCGGGCTGCTGCCCCGCAGGCGGCGGAGCGGCACCGGACTGGCAGGCCTGCGCGGGCGGGTGGAAGCCGCGGGCGGGACGCTGCGGGCGGGAACGGGCGCGGACGGCGGATGGCGGGTTTCCGCGGTCTTCCCTCCACGCGAGCACCCCCTCGGGTGA
- a CDS encoding ABC transporter ATP-binding protein, translating to MTVIATESLSKRYPRVTALDRLSLDIGPGVTGLVGANGAGKSTLIKILLGLSPATEGSAAVLGLDVATHGNAIRERVGYMPEHDCLPPDVSATEFVVHMARMSGLPPTAARERTADTLRHVGLYEERYRPIGGYSTGMKQRVKLAQALVHDPQLVLLDEPTNGLDPVGRDEMLGLIRRVYTDFGISVLVTSHLLGELERTCDHVVVVDGGKLLRSSSTSDFTQTTTTLAVEVTDSDAHPDGTAALRKALAEAGVTLLVSGEQGLPGAGHVLLVEATGEQTYDTVRDTVADLGIGLVRMEQRRHHIAEVFRDNDQTVQQKGAGSDGA from the coding sequence GTGACTGTCATCGCGACCGAAAGCCTGAGCAAGCGGTACCCCCGAGTGACCGCCCTCGACCGGCTCTCCCTGGACATCGGGCCTGGTGTGACCGGCCTCGTGGGTGCCAATGGAGCCGGCAAGTCCACGCTGATCAAGATTCTGCTGGGACTGTCCCCCGCCACCGAGGGCAGCGCCGCCGTGCTCGGACTCGACGTCGCCACGCATGGCAACGCCATCCGTGAACGCGTCGGCTACATGCCCGAGCACGACTGCCTGCCACCCGACGTCTCGGCCACCGAGTTCGTCGTCCACATGGCACGCATGTCCGGCCTCCCGCCGACCGCCGCCCGCGAGCGCACCGCCGACACCCTGCGCCACGTGGGGCTGTACGAGGAGCGTTACCGGCCCATCGGCGGCTACTCCACGGGCATGAAGCAGCGCGTCAAACTCGCGCAGGCGCTCGTCCACGACCCCCAGCTGGTCCTCCTCGACGAGCCCACCAACGGGCTCGACCCGGTCGGCCGCGACGAGATGCTCGGCCTGATCCGCCGCGTCTACACCGACTTCGGCATCTCGGTCCTGGTGACCTCGCACCTCCTCGGGGAGCTGGAGCGCACCTGCGACCACGTCGTGGTCGTCGACGGCGGCAAGCTGTTGCGGTCGAGCTCCACCAGCGACTTCACGCAGACCACCACGACCCTCGCGGTCGAGGTCACCGACTCGGACGCCCACCCGGACGGCACCGCCGCCCTGCGCAAGGCGCTCGCCGAGGCGGGCGTCACCCTCCTCGTGAGCGGGGAGCAGGGCCTGCCCGGAGCGGGTCACGTCCTCCTCGTCGAGGCCACCGGCGAGCAGACGTACGACACCGTCCGCGACACCGTCGCCGACCTGGGCATCGGTCTGGTCCGCATGGAGCAGCGCCGCCACCACATCGCGGAGGTCTTCCGCGACAACGACCAGACCGTCCAGCAGAAGGGAGCCGGTTCCGATGGCGCCTGA
- a CDS encoding M24 family metallopeptidase: MAGDTKQRTAQLTADLSGFREVQRLSYACAEAVAAQLRPGVTEREAARMQREWLRERGVRDWFHLPFAWFGDRTAFANFKIPLQFFPTGRKLEPGMPFILDMAPVFKGYAADIGYSGSLGLNPVQDRLMSDLRAHRELILEQVRERRSLREIYENVERLMNRQGYANRHRAYPFGVIAHKIDRVKERRWAPTAFGFGTQSLKGLAGDVLHGHREGWSPLWSPYRFSDHPPQPGLWAVEPHLGFRGTGAKFEEILVVTDSRDPEESAYWLDDDLPHVRRWAEEKAA, from the coding sequence ATGGCTGGGGACACCAAGCAACGCACCGCGCAACTCACCGCCGACCTGAGCGGCTTCAGGGAAGTGCAACGCCTCTCCTACGCGTGCGCGGAGGCCGTCGCCGCGCAGCTGCGGCCCGGGGTGACCGAGCGCGAGGCCGCGCGGATGCAGCGCGAGTGGCTGCGCGAGCGCGGGGTGCGGGACTGGTTCCACCTGCCCTTCGCCTGGTTCGGCGACCGCACCGCCTTCGCGAACTTCAAGATCCCGCTGCAGTTCTTCCCGACCGGCCGGAAGCTGGAGCCCGGGATGCCGTTCATCCTCGACATGGCACCGGTCTTCAAGGGCTACGCGGCCGACATCGGCTACTCGGGCAGCCTCGGCCTCAACCCGGTGCAGGACCGGCTCATGTCCGATCTGCGCGCGCACCGCGAGCTGATCCTGGAGCAGGTGCGGGAGCGCCGCTCCCTGCGCGAGATCTACGAGAACGTCGAGCGGCTGATGAACCGGCAGGGGTATGCCAACCGGCACCGCGCCTACCCCTTCGGCGTGATCGCGCACAAGATCGACCGGGTCAAGGAGCGCCGCTGGGCGCCCACCGCGTTCGGATTCGGCACGCAGTCCCTCAAGGGACTGGCCGGCGACGTCCTGCACGGGCACCGCGAGGGCTGGTCCCCGCTGTGGAGCCCGTACCGCTTCTCCGACCACCCGCCGCAGCCGGGGCTGTGGGCGGTGGAGCCCCATCTGGGCTTCCGGGGTACCGGCGCGAAGTTCGAGGAGATCCTGGTCGTCACCGACTCCCGGGACCCCGAGGAGAGCGCGTACTGGCTGGACGACGATCTGCCGCACGTGCGGCGCTGGGCCGAGGAGAAGGCAGCATGA
- the serS gene encoding serine--tRNA ligase, producing the protein MIDLRLLREDPDRVRASQRARGEDVDLVDALLSADERRRSSGMRFDELRNEQKSLGKLIPKASPEERAELLKRAEQLKQDVKAAEAEQNEADEAAKKLLLQLGNIVHKDVPVGGEEDFTVLETHGTIRDFAAEGFEPKDHLELGESLGAIDVERGAKVSGSRFYYLTGVGALLELALVNAAIAQATEAGFIPMLTPALVRPRAMEGTGFLGQAAENVYHLEKDDYYLVGTSEVPLAAYHMDEIIDADKLPLRYAGFSPCFRREAGTYGKDTRGIFRVHQFDKVEMFSYVAPEEAEAEHKRLLDWEKQWLTSLELPFQVIDVATGDLGSSASRKFDCEAWIPTQGKYRELTSASNCDSFQARRLSIRYRDGKKTQPLSTLNGTLCAVPRTIVAILENHQQADGSVRVPQVLRPYLGGREVLEPITK; encoded by the coding sequence GTGATTGACCTCCGGCTGCTCCGTGAAGACCCTGACCGTGTCCGCGCCTCGCAGCGCGCCCGTGGAGAGGACGTCGACCTCGTCGACGCACTGCTCTCCGCCGACGAGCGCCGCAGGTCCTCCGGCATGCGCTTCGACGAACTGCGCAACGAGCAGAAGTCGCTCGGCAAGCTCATCCCCAAGGCCTCCCCTGAGGAGCGGGCCGAGCTGCTGAAGAGGGCCGAGCAGCTCAAGCAGGACGTCAAGGCCGCCGAGGCCGAGCAGAACGAGGCCGACGAGGCTGCCAAGAAGCTCCTCCTCCAGCTCGGGAACATCGTCCACAAGGACGTCCCGGTCGGCGGCGAGGAGGACTTCACGGTCCTCGAGACGCACGGAACCATCCGCGACTTCGCCGCCGAGGGCTTCGAGCCCAAGGACCACCTGGAGCTCGGCGAGTCGCTGGGCGCCATCGACGTCGAGCGCGGCGCCAAGGTGTCGGGCTCGCGCTTCTACTACCTGACCGGTGTCGGCGCCCTGCTGGAGCTGGCGCTGGTCAACGCCGCCATCGCGCAGGCCACCGAGGCCGGCTTCATCCCGATGCTGACCCCGGCACTGGTCCGCCCGCGCGCCATGGAGGGCACCGGCTTCCTCGGCCAGGCCGCGGAGAACGTGTACCACCTGGAGAAGGACGACTACTACCTGGTCGGCACCTCCGAGGTCCCGCTCGCGGCGTACCACATGGACGAGATCATCGACGCCGACAAGCTGCCCCTGCGGTACGCGGGCTTCTCGCCCTGCTTCCGCCGCGAGGCCGGTACGTACGGCAAGGACACCCGGGGCATCTTCCGCGTCCACCAGTTCGACAAGGTCGAGATGTTCTCGTACGTCGCGCCGGAGGAGGCCGAGGCCGAGCACAAGCGGCTGCTGGACTGGGAGAAGCAGTGGCTGACCAGCCTGGAGCTGCCGTTCCAGGTGATCGACGTCGCCACCGGCGACCTGGGCTCCTCCGCCTCGCGCAAGTTCGACTGCGAGGCGTGGATCCCCACCCAGGGCAAGTACCGCGAGCTGACCTCCGCCTCGAACTGCGACAGCTTCCAGGCCCGCCGTCTGTCGATCCGCTACCGCGACGGCAAGAAGACCCAGCCGCTGTCCACGCTGAACGGCACCCTGTGCGCGGTGCCGCGCACGATCGTCGCGATCCTGGAGAACCACCAGCAGGCCGACGGTTCGGTACGGGTGCCCCAGGTGCTCCGTCCGTACCTCGGCGGCCGTGAGGTCCTGGAGCCGATCACCAAGTGA
- a CDS encoding rhomboid-like protein, which yields MIEYTEPEPSRPLRSWIRSSPGTHIWLLIIAVTSVIVVIAPDRVEHVLLHRNSSNIHELVNHPVRALLSSAFWIENPASLALYAVLFEVFHAPVERWLGTLRWLVIVATAHVVATLVSQKVLLMAIQDHRAPRSMTHVVDIGVSYGLAAAAGVLTYRIPGPWRWFYLAGLLAFFGIPLATGGTFTDLGHAIALSVGLLAWPLTRHVVSRETPPLFHVKHR from the coding sequence ATGATCGAGTACACCGAGCCGGAGCCGTCCAGGCCTCTGCGGTCCTGGATACGCTCCTCGCCCGGTACGCACATCTGGCTGCTGATCATCGCCGTCACCAGCGTCATCGTCGTGATCGCCCCCGACCGGGTCGAGCACGTCCTGCTCCACCGCAACAGCAGCAATATCCACGAGCTGGTCAACCACCCCGTCCGGGCTCTCCTCAGCAGCGCCTTCTGGATCGAGAACCCGGCCTCGCTCGCCCTCTACGCCGTGCTGTTCGAGGTCTTCCACGCCCCCGTCGAACGCTGGCTGGGCACCCTGCGCTGGCTCGTGATCGTCGCGACCGCCCATGTCGTCGCCACGCTCGTCAGCCAGAAGGTCCTCCTCATGGCCATCCAGGACCACCGGGCCCCGCGCAGCATGACGCACGTCGTCGACATCGGCGTCAGCTACGGACTCGCTGCAGCCGCCGGAGTGCTGACCTACCGGATCCCCGGTCCCTGGAGATGGTTCTACCTCGCCGGGCTGCTCGCCTTCTTCGGGATCCCGCTCGCCACCGGCGGTACCTTCACCGACCTCGGCCACGCCATCGCGCTCTCCGTCGGTCTGCTCGCCTGGCCCCTCACGCGGCACGTGGTTTCACGTGAAACACCACCCTTGTTTCACGTGAAACATCGTTAG
- a CDS encoding ABC transporter permease yields the protein MAPDTSTQIHNIGYRSYDGARLGRAYARKSLFSQSLRGAYGLGRSAKSKVLPMLLFAVMCVPALIIVAVAIAVPGSTELPIKYTTYALTTQVIIGLYLASQAPQSVSRDLRFKTVPLYFSRPVERVDYVVAKYAAMASALFILTATPLLIMWIGALLAKFDFGDQTKEFGQGLVSVLLLSLLFAGLGLVMAALTPRRGFGVAAIIAVLLIPYGAVTAVQGIAYSTGNAGAIDWMGLFSPITLIDGFQTAFLGATSAFPGGEGPTAGTGFVYLLVALGLIVGSYAALMARYRKAGL from the coding sequence ATGGCGCCTGACACCTCGACCCAGATCCACAACATCGGTTACCGGTCCTACGACGGGGCCCGGCTGGGCCGCGCGTACGCCCGCAAGTCGCTGTTCTCGCAGTCCCTGCGCGGCGCCTACGGACTCGGCCGCTCCGCCAAGTCCAAGGTCCTGCCGATGCTCCTCTTCGCGGTGATGTGCGTTCCCGCGCTGATCATCGTCGCCGTCGCCATCGCGGTCCCCGGCTCCACCGAGCTGCCGATCAAGTACACGACGTACGCCCTGACCACGCAGGTGATCATCGGCCTCTACCTCGCCTCCCAGGCACCCCAGTCGGTCTCCCGCGACCTGCGCTTCAAGACCGTGCCGCTCTACTTCTCGCGGCCCGTCGAACGCGTCGACTACGTCGTGGCCAAGTACGCGGCCATGGCCTCGGCCCTGTTCATCCTCACCGCCACCCCGCTGCTGATCATGTGGATCGGCGCGCTGCTGGCGAAGTTCGACTTCGGTGACCAGACCAAGGAATTCGGGCAGGGACTGGTGTCGGTACTGCTGCTGTCGTTGCTCTTCGCCGGCCTCGGGCTGGTCATGGCCGCGCTCACCCCGCGCCGCGGGTTCGGCGTCGCCGCCATCATCGCCGTGCTCCTGATCCCCTACGGCGCGGTGACCGCAGTCCAGGGCATCGCCTACAGCACCGGGAACGCCGGGGCCATCGACTGGATGGGCCTGTTCTCCCCGATCACCCTGATCGACGGCTTCCAGACGGCCTTCCTCGGTGCGACGTCCGCCTTCCCCGGCGGCGAGGGCCCCACGGCCGGCACCGGCTTCGTCTACCTGCTCGTCGCCCTCGGCCTCATCGTCGGCTCCTACGCCGCCCTGATGGCCCGCTACCGGAAGGCCGGGCTGTGA
- a CDS encoding response regulator transcription factor, with the protein MTTRILIADDQEDIRSGFRLILDSQPDMTVVGEAPDGESAVALARELRPDVVLADIRMPKLDGLEVTRLLAPRTRVVVVTTFDLDEYVHTALRNGACGFLLKRSGPALLIEGVRAAMAGDTLISPQITVRLLSRLTEGAPGGPPAPRVPQAHPLTGREVDIVRLVAQGLTNAEIGAELFISAGTAKTHIANVQAKLGARNRVGIAAWAWEHGVAQAGTEAG; encoded by the coding sequence GTGACCACACGCATCCTGATAGCCGATGACCAAGAGGACATCCGCAGCGGTTTCCGGCTGATCCTCGACTCGCAGCCGGACATGACCGTGGTGGGGGAGGCCCCGGACGGCGAGAGCGCAGTGGCGCTGGCCCGGGAGCTGCGGCCGGACGTGGTCCTCGCGGACATCCGGATGCCGAAGCTGGACGGGCTGGAGGTGACCCGGCTGCTGGCGCCCCGGACGCGGGTGGTGGTCGTGACCACCTTCGACCTGGACGAGTACGTGCACACCGCCCTGCGCAACGGTGCCTGCGGCTTCCTGCTGAAGCGGTCGGGGCCCGCGCTGCTGATCGAGGGGGTGCGGGCGGCCATGGCCGGGGACACGCTGATCAGCCCGCAGATCACGGTGCGGCTGCTCAGCAGGCTCACGGAAGGCGCGCCGGGCGGGCCGCCCGCGCCACGGGTGCCGCAGGCTCATCCGCTGACCGGCCGGGAGGTGGACATCGTGCGACTGGTGGCGCAGGGGCTCACCAACGCCGAGATCGGTGCGGAACTCTTCATCAGCGCGGGCACGGCGAAGACCCACATCGCGAACGTCCAGGCGAAGCTGGGGGCCCGGAACCGGGTGGGGATCGCCGCATGGGCTTGGGAGCACGGCGTGGCGCAGGCGGGGACGGAGGCCGGCTAA